A genomic stretch from uncultured Cohaesibacter sp. includes:
- the hrcA gene encoding heat-inducible transcriptional repressor HrcA encodes MFERDRLNQLPPLVGMDDRVKDIFRTIVESYLSTGDPVGSRNISRALPISLSPASVRNVMSDLEQLGLIYSPHTSAGRLPTEMGLRFFVDAMMEFGDLSNEERNAIKRQMTSSHQPDAGFESLLTQASQMLSGLSSGAGLVLTNKQDQRLKHVEFVRLEATKALVVLVDEDDKVENRLMTLPKGLPASALTEASNFLNAHIRGKTLYEAQKEIEAHHVELQAELDELTAKLVESGVATWAGASEDQPQSLIIRGRSNLLENVTAQEDLERIRHLFDDLESKKDFIQLLELAEQGDGVRIYIGSENQLFSLSGSSVIVSPYRDGNQKIVGVLGVIGPTRLNYARIVPMVDYTARVLSSMLTDPARRFESD; translated from the coding sequence ATGTTTGAACGAGATCGTCTGAACCAGCTACCACCATTGGTCGGAATGGATGACAGGGTAAAGGATATATTCCGCACCATTGTGGAATCCTATCTTTCGACCGGTGATCCTGTGGGGTCGCGCAACATTTCCCGTGCCTTGCCCATTTCTCTTTCGCCGGCGTCGGTGCGCAATGTCATGTCCGATCTGGAACAACTCGGACTGATCTATTCGCCGCATACCAGTGCGGGCCGCCTGCCCACGGAAATGGGTTTGCGCTTCTTTGTGGATGCCATGATGGAATTTGGCGACCTGTCCAACGAAGAACGCAACGCCATCAAACGGCAGATGACCTCTTCCCATCAGCCTGATGCCGGCTTTGAGAGCCTGCTGACACAAGCCAGCCAGATGCTGTCCGGTCTGTCCTCCGGCGCAGGGCTTGTGTTGACCAACAAGCAGGACCAGCGCCTCAAGCATGTGGAGTTCGTGCGGCTTGAAGCCACAAAAGCGCTGGTTGTCCTCGTTGACGAGGATGACAAGGTGGAAAATCGCCTTATGACCCTGCCCAAGGGACTGCCTGCCTCAGCGCTGACGGAGGCGAGCAACTTTCTCAATGCCCACATTCGCGGCAAAACCCTGTATGAAGCGCAAAAGGAAATCGAGGCGCACCATGTGGAACTGCAGGCCGAGCTGGATGAACTCACCGCGAAGCTGGTGGAATCAGGGGTTGCCACATGGGCCGGAGCAAGTGAAGACCAGCCCCAGAGCCTGATCATTCGCGGGCGTTCCAATCTTTTGGAAAATGTAACGGCGCAGGAAGACCTTGAGCGCATCCGTCATTTGTTTGATGATCTTGAATCCAAAAAGGATTTCATTCAGCTGTTGGAGCTGGCTGAACAGGGCGATGGGGTGCGAATCTATATCGGCTCTGAAAACCAGCTCTTTTCGCTCTCTGGCTCCTCGGTCATTGTCTCTCCCTATCGGGATGGCAACCAGAAGATTGTCGGCGTGTTGGGCGTCATTGGCCCGACCCGGCTGAATTATGCGCGCATCGTGCCCATGGTCGATTATACGGCGCGGGTGTTGAGCAGCATGCTGACAGATCCGGCAAGGCGCTTTGAAAGCGACTGA
- the rdgB gene encoding RdgB/HAM1 family non-canonical purine NTP pyrophosphatase encodes MANRLTADTPLVVASHNKGKIREIKDLLSHYGLSIKTATELDLEEPEETGTTFEANAELKAMAAAKATGLPALADDSGFAVDALDGDPGIYSARWAGPDKDFAQAMRNVEEKLQALGATTPEKRKCRFVAVLCLAWPDGETHFFRGEVEGVAVWPPRGEKGFGYDPMFQPEGFDITFGEMEPDQKHGWKPGEDKALSHRSRAFKLFSDACLEG; translated from the coding sequence ATGGCAAATAGATTAACCGCTGACACGCCTCTTGTTGTGGCTAGCCACAACAAGGGCAAGATCCGGGAAATCAAGGATCTGCTCAGCCATTATGGTCTCAGCATCAAGACGGCAACCGAGCTGGATCTGGAAGAGCCCGAAGAAACGGGCACGACCTTTGAAGCCAATGCGGAACTCAAGGCCATGGCTGCGGCCAAGGCAACCGGATTGCCAGCGCTGGCCGATGATTCGGGCTTTGCGGTTGATGCGCTTGATGGTGATCCGGGGATCTATTCAGCGCGCTGGGCGGGACCCGACAAGGATTTTGCCCAAGCCATGCGCAATGTGGAAGAAAAGCTGCAGGCATTGGGGGCCACCACCCCAGAGAAACGCAAATGCCGTTTTGTGGCGGTGCTCTGCCTTGCCTGGCCAGATGGGGAAACCCATTTCTTCCGCGGTGAAGTGGAAGGGGTTGCCGTTTGGCCACCGCGCGGAGAGAAGGGCTTTGGGTATGATCCCATGTTCCAGCCCGAGGGCTTTGATATCACCTTTGGTGAAATGGAGCCGGACCAGAAACATGGATGGAAGCCGGGTGAAGACAAGGCCCTGTCCCATCGGTCCCGCGCCTTCAAGCTTTTTTCCGATGCGTGCCTTGAAGGGTAA
- a CDS encoding LysR substrate-binding domain-containing protein — translation MQRKLPPFSALKAFEAAARNGSFARAAAELNVTATAISQHVKGLESWLGEALFVRHANGVELSERARTLLPEASRLLDEMASLLPPAQQENHSVSVTISAPRAFADGWLGPRLADFQNENPGITVFVQAQDKQSHLERNGTADLMVSRMPATDDNLLSELLFQDRVTPVCTEQYRDLMGLAQQEGWKSVTLLHDALWEKDWPRWGEQQPKADMDWHVGPRYPNHWLLLEAARQGRGVAMAHVDLASDSLMEQSLVPLAPQPIETGDSYYLTRRRGHRSPAAIQLRAWLLDCMRKSTSMFV, via the coding sequence GTGCAAAGAAAACTCCCTCCTTTCAGTGCTCTTAAAGCGTTTGAAGCGGCGGCAAGAAACGGGTCTTTCGCGCGCGCAGCCGCTGAGTTGAATGTTACAGCCACTGCGATTAGCCAGCATGTCAAAGGTCTTGAAAGCTGGTTGGGGGAAGCGCTTTTTGTGCGTCACGCCAATGGCGTTGAGCTGAGCGAAAGAGCCCGCACGCTTCTGCCAGAGGCGTCTCGTCTGCTTGATGAAATGGCATCGCTTCTGCCACCGGCGCAGCAGGAAAATCATTCCGTATCCGTTACAATCTCTGCGCCTCGTGCCTTTGCCGATGGATGGCTAGGGCCCCGTCTGGCCGATTTCCAGAATGAAAATCCCGGCATCACCGTATTTGTGCAAGCACAAGACAAGCAAAGTCATCTCGAGCGGAACGGCACAGCCGATTTGATGGTCTCACGGATGCCTGCGACAGACGACAATCTCTTGTCCGAATTGCTGTTTCAAGACCGTGTTACACCAGTCTGCACCGAGCAGTATCGCGACCTGATGGGGCTTGCGCAGCAAGAAGGCTGGAAGTCCGTCACCCTTCTGCATGATGCCCTGTGGGAGAAAGATTGGCCTCGTTGGGGGGAGCAACAGCCTAAAGCGGATATGGATTGGCACGTGGGTCCACGCTACCCCAATCATTGGCTGCTTCTGGAGGCGGCAAGACAAGGGCGCGGGGTCGCCATGGCCCATGTGGATCTGGCGTCAGACTCGCTCATGGAGCAGTCTCTCGTGCCTCTGGCGCCTCAACCGATTGAGACCGGGGACAGCTACTATCTGACCAGACGGCGCGGTCATCGCTCACCGGCGGCCATTCAGCTGCGGGCCTGGTTATTGGACTGCATGCGCAAGAGCACAAGCATGTTTGTCTGA
- the grpE gene encoding nucleotide exchange factor GrpE encodes MSDENRNPEAVVDPLAEAPAEEVSQEEPYLNPLEAAELRIKEMEKEASEMKDQLLRTVADMENLRRRTEKEIRDAKQFSVTSFARDMLAVADNLRRGLEAIPEDERANADGTLKALLEGTEMTEREMLKTLEKHGVKKLNPEGEKFDPNYHQAMFEVPNPDVPNNSVIQVVQSGYVIGTRVLRPAMVGVAKGGPKFPAQPADDADSLDKSV; translated from the coding sequence ATGTCTGACGAAAACCGTAACCCTGAAGCTGTCGTAGACCCACTTGCCGAGGCTCCGGCTGAAGAGGTTTCCCAAGAGGAACCTTATCTCAATCCTTTGGAAGCTGCCGAACTGCGCATCAAAGAGATGGAAAAAGAAGCCTCCGAGATGAAAGACCAGCTGCTGCGCACGGTGGCTGACATGGAAAATCTGCGTCGCCGGACCGAAAAGGAAATCCGCGATGCCAAGCAGTTTTCCGTCACCAGCTTTGCACGCGATATGCTGGCTGTGGCCGACAATCTACGTCGTGGTCTGGAAGCCATTCCTGAGGATGAACGGGCCAATGCCGATGGCACTTTGAAGGCCCTGTTGGAAGGCACCGAGATGACCGAACGGGAAATGCTCAAGACGCTGGAAAAGCATGGCGTTAAAAAGCTGAATCCAGAAGGAGAAAAATTCGACCCGAATTATCATCAGGCCATGTTTGAAGTGCCCAACCCTGATGTCCCGAACAATTCTGTCATTCAGGTCGTACAATCCGGTTACGTCATTGGAACCCGAGTGCTCCGTCCTGCGATGGTTGGTGTCGCCAAGGGTGGCCCGAAATTCCCTGCGCAGCCTGCCGATGATGCAGACAGCCTTGACAAGAGCGTGTAA
- a CDS encoding winged helix-turn-helix transcriptional regulator, which yields MENLDKFDRNILTILAENGRITITELAKKVGLSKTPCQIRMRRLEEGGFIRGYGAILDPEKLGEGHIAFVQVTLSDTRSEALNAFNEATRHIREIEQCHMIASNFDYLLKIRTRDMNNYRKVLGEKISALPYVSHTSTFVVMESVKDRG from the coding sequence ATGGAGAATTTGGATAAGTTCGACCGAAACATCCTGACCATTCTCGCAGAGAATGGACGCATCACCATCACCGAACTTGCGAAAAAGGTCGGACTATCCAAGACACCTTGCCAGATTCGCATGCGTCGGCTGGAGGAGGGGGGCTTTATCCGGGGCTATGGTGCCATTCTCGATCCGGAGAAACTCGGCGAGGGACATATCGCCTTTGTGCAGGTGACCCTAAGCGACACCCGCTCGGAGGCTCTGAATGCCTTCAACGAGGCAACACGCCATATTCGCGAAATCGAGCAATGCCATATGATCGCGTCGAATTTCGATTATCTCTTGAAGATCCGCACGCGCGACATGAACAATTACCGCAAGGTGTTGGGCGAGAAGATCTCGGCTCTTCCCTATGTGTCCCATACCTCCACTTTCGTGGTCATGGAAAGTGTGAAGGACAGGGGATAG
- a CDS encoding diacylglycerol kinase family protein, giving the protein MHSEKQSGHIAAFLNTGSGTFQMLEIGHVRAMLERAFGEAGYELSIYTGSGANVIGQMKELSQTEDFDILLAGGGDGTVSAAAETAWRNNKTLAVLPGGTMNLYARALNIPLDVELAIDALSSGRKKNADIATANGDPFVHQFSVGLHPRMIRRRNSLDYQSRVTKMLASTRAFWETLSYMPTCGVTIDLDGTREERQLSALSVSNNLFGSIAPPYAKKLDGGELGVYMAGQLTWQKALILGTDLLIGQPPNNPDLEIHSAKCVKLTVHEKPEGSQCVRDGELYDLPDEITIELHAKELSVLVP; this is encoded by the coding sequence ATGCATAGCGAAAAACAATCTGGTCATATTGCCGCTTTCCTGAATACCGGCAGTGGAACCTTCCAGATGCTCGAAATCGGCCATGTTCGCGCAATGCTTGAAAGGGCGTTCGGTGAGGCGGGCTATGAACTATCCATCTATACCGGCAGCGGGGCGAACGTGATCGGTCAGATGAAAGAGCTCAGCCAGACCGAAGATTTTGATATCCTGCTGGCTGGCGGTGGTGATGGCACGGTATCCGCCGCCGCAGAGACCGCTTGGCGCAACAACAAGACCCTTGCCGTTTTGCCCGGTGGCACAATGAATCTCTATGCCCGTGCCCTCAACATCCCTCTGGATGTGGAGCTTGCAATTGATGCGCTCTCAAGCGGCAGGAAGAAGAATGCCGATATCGCGACGGCCAATGGCGACCCCTTCGTGCACCAATTTTCGGTGGGCCTGCATCCGAGAATGATCAGGAGACGAAACAGTCTTGATTATCAATCGCGTGTCACCAAAATGTTGGCCAGCACGCGCGCCTTTTGGGAAACCCTCTCCTATATGCCGACCTGTGGCGTGACCATTGATCTGGATGGCACGCGCGAGGAGCGCCAGCTTAGTGCTCTCTCGGTATCGAACAACCTGTTCGGCTCGATTGCCCCGCCCTATGCAAAGAAACTCGATGGCGGCGAACTGGGCGTCTATATGGCAGGCCAGCTGACATGGCAGAAGGCCCTGATACTCGGCACAGATCTTCTGATTGGGCAGCCGCCGAACAATCCTGATCTGGAAATCCACTCGGCCAAATGCGTCAAGCTGACGGTGCATGAAAAGCCTGAAGGCTCTCAATGTGTGCGTGATGGCGAGCTTTACGATTTGCCCGACGAAATCACCATCGAGCTGCACGCCAAGGAATTGTCCGTTCTGGTGCCTTAA
- the hemW gene encoding radical SAM family heme chaperone HemW — MHPDKRSLSKPGPDNPGFGIYLHWPFCKAKCPYCDFNSHVRHQPVDQERFASAMIAELGLYADRIKGARRNVPVTSVFFGGGTPSLMQPAIVGRLLDTIADLWTVAPDAEITLEANPTSVEAEHFRGYASAGVNRVSLGVQSLYDDQLRFLGRMHSADEAKAAIKLAQKHFDRMSFDLIYARPHQTPEAWAKELDEAIALAADHLSLYQLTIEQDTPFFALYRNGRFELPDEDTSVALYEMTHERLEMHGMPAYEISNHARPGYESRHNLTYWRYGDYVGVGAGAHGRLQLANGRLATSNERHPESWLKHVEQQGTGAIEEEILTLEEQSDEFLIMGLRVKEGIDLERYERLAGRKLDEARIDWLVGEGLLVRKGNRIGATRAGFLVLNALVADLASA; from the coding sequence ATGCACCCTGACAAGCGAAGTCTTTCAAAGCCGGGACCAGACAATCCCGGCTTTGGCATTTATTTGCATTGGCCTTTCTGCAAGGCCAAATGCCCCTATTGCGATTTCAACTCCCATGTGCGCCACCAGCCGGTGGATCAGGAGCGCTTTGCCTCTGCCATGATCGCCGAGCTTGGTCTTTATGCAGATCGCATCAAGGGGGCAAGGCGAAATGTACCTGTAACCTCAGTCTTTTTCGGTGGCGGCACGCCCTCACTGATGCAGCCTGCTATCGTGGGCCGGCTGCTTGACACCATCGCCGATCTCTGGACCGTGGCACCAGACGCCGAGATCACCCTTGAGGCCAACCCCACCTCGGTTGAAGCGGAGCATTTCAGAGGCTATGCCAGCGCGGGTGTCAATCGCGTCTCGCTAGGTGTGCAATCCCTCTATGATGACCAATTGCGTTTTCTGGGCCGGATGCATAGCGCCGATGAGGCCAAGGCTGCCATTAAACTGGCGCAAAAGCATTTTGACCGCATGTCGTTTGATCTCATCTATGCTCGCCCCCATCAAACGCCAGAGGCCTGGGCCAAGGAACTGGATGAGGCCATCGCACTGGCAGCCGATCATCTGTCGCTCTATCAGCTCACCATCGAGCAGGACACGCCCTTCTTTGCGCTCTATCGCAATGGCAGGTTCGAACTCCCGGATGAAGACACATCGGTGGCGCTTTATGAAATGACCCATGAGCGGCTGGAAATGCACGGGATGCCTGCTTATGAAATCTCCAACCATGCCCGCCCGGGCTATGAATCCCGCCACAATCTGACCTATTGGCGGTATGGGGACTACGTCGGCGTTGGGGCCGGGGCGCATGGACGGCTGCAGCTGGCCAATGGCAGGCTTGCTACCAGCAACGAACGGCACCCCGAGAGCTGGCTGAAGCATGTTGAGCAACAGGGCACGGGTGCGATCGAAGAAGAGATCCTGACCCTTGAAGAACAAAGCGATGAATTTCTCATCATGGGCTTGCGTGTCAAGGAGGGCATAGACCTTGAACGCTATGAAAGACTGGCCGGTCGCAAGCTTGATGAGGCACGCATCGACTGGTTGGTGGGCGAAGGGCTGCTGGTGCGAAAAGGCAACCGCATTGGTGCCACACGCGCAGGCTTTCTCGTTCTCAATGCATTGGTGGCCGATTTGGCGAGCGCATGA
- the rph gene encoding ribonuclease PH: protein MRPSKRNPDQKRVVTMTRNVSKHAEGSCLIKCGDTHVLCVASLEERIPPWLRGQNRGWVTAEYGMLPRATGDRMRREASAGKQSGRTQEIQRLIGRSLRAVVDLEALGERQITIDCDVLQADGGTRTASITGAWVALNDCIEWMRARGMIAADAKILKDQVAAISCGIYNGTPVLDLDYLEDSDAETDSNFVMTGKGGIVEIQGTAEGEPFSEDEFAQLMALAKKGIGELVAQQLEAQPQE, encoded by the coding sequence ATGCGCCCTTCCAAACGGAATCCCGACCAGAAACGCGTCGTCACCATGACACGCAATGTCTCCAAACACGCGGAGGGCTCTTGCCTGATCAAATGCGGCGATACCCACGTATTGTGCGTTGCCAGCCTTGAAGAGCGTATCCCGCCCTGGCTGCGCGGACAGAATCGTGGTTGGGTAACCGCAGAATATGGCATGCTGCCCCGGGCTACCGGTGATCGCATGCGCCGTGAGGCCAGCGCTGGCAAGCAATCTGGCCGCACGCAGGAAATCCAGCGTCTGATTGGCCGCTCTTTGCGCGCTGTTGTTGATCTGGAAGCCCTTGGCGAACGTCAGATCACCATCGACTGCGATGTACTCCAGGCCGATGGCGGCACCCGCACAGCCTCTATCACCGGTGCATGGGTTGCACTGAATGATTGCATCGAATGGATGCGGGCCCGTGGCATGATTGCCGCAGACGCAAAGATCCTGAAAGATCAGGTTGCAGCCATTTCCTGCGGTATTTACAACGGCACACCGGTACTGGATCTCGACTATCTGGAAGATTCGGATGCGGAAACCGATTCCAACTTCGTCATGACCGGTAAGGGTGGCATTGTGGAAATTCAGGGCACCGCCGAAGGGGAGCCTTTCTCCGAAGATGAATTCGCCCAGTTGATGGCCCTCGCCAAAAAAGGCATCGGAGAACTGGTTGCCCAGCAGCTTGAAGCCCAGCCTCAGGAGTAA
- the putA gene encoding bifunctional proline dehydrogenase/L-glutamate gamma-semialdehyde dehydrogenase PutA, which yields MDQPSCDTNRDLDARLSELRQVIREHYLADEASNVRRLIEEAHMDERMSLRISQRAADLIRTIRTTTKPSMMENFLAEYGLSTREGVALMCLSEALLRVPDAETIDALISDKITPSEWGQHLGKSTSSLINTSTWGLMLTGNILREKDEEGLAASMRSMVKRLGEPVIRTAVGQAMKELGRQFVLGTTIEKAIQRGKHYEAKGFTYSYDMLGEAARTEADGIKYHLAYSKAIATLAPYCTSDSVHKNPGLSVKLSALHPRYEEGKKERVMSELVSRTFGLALLARSANMNFTIDAEEMDRLDISLDVIEAVLSNPALAGWDGFGVVVQAFGHRASFVIDWLYMLSRKLDRKITVRLVKGAYWDSEIKRAQVMGLEGFPVFTRKANSDVSYLSNARRLLDMTDHIYPQFASHNAHTAVAVMEMAISARVGKGSYELQRLHGMGDALHDTLVKQEKVACRIYAPVGAHSDLLAYLVRRLLENGSNSSFVNQIVDTHIRPEEIAGDPFAKVRELGDAIENPFLTKPKDIFKGVRRNSKGWDHTDPLSIQAIDEKRGKFKSHLWEATPLIAGHKSKEAPFPVYNPADRTEQIGTVVKASEADVEKALAASEKGFAVWSAKPVAERSAILTKVAELYEANAEELFAIAAREAGKVMTDAIGEVREAVDFAYYYAAEAERLEKAAKDGRTARGTIACISPWNFPLAIFTGQILAALAAGNAVLAKPAGPTGIMAHRAVQLMHEAGVPKGAIQLLPGSGSVVGTPITSDPRIAGVCFTGSTGTAQTINRAMAASLDPSAPLIAETGGLNAMIVDSTALPEQAVKDIVSSSFQSAGQRCSALRMLYVQEDIFDHLMEMLKGATDELSLGNPWDWSTDVGPVIDEAAKAGIDNHCDKMRAKGRLIKQLSTPKEGVFCAPTIIELNGIEELEEEIFGPVLHVAKFKASKLNDVIAAINAKGFGLTFGLHTRMDNRVQEVIDQIKVGNAYVNRNQIGAVVASQPFGGEGLSGTGPKAGGPNYVERFYMPFKHEEAEAPEGDAAPVTEIQYAIHELRADKGKRNKWAEKEYRFAALKSAYNLPVSFDIFLQRDMSPQEMSGPTGESNRLSFAPRGVVMVVGVTERMTLLQAVAALVAGNAVILVGKGAKAMAAKLAESGAPVTGFEGVLAADAIAKFEGIDAIAYMADKDTLRTVRMALAKQDGALKPLITEANPFRFALERHVCVDTTAAGGNATLLAAAEGEAN from the coding sequence ATGGATCAACCGTCTTGTGACACGAATCGCGATCTGGACGCGCGCCTCTCTGAGCTGCGTCAGGTCATTCGCGAACATTATCTGGCAGACGAAGCAAGCAATGTCCGTCGCCTGATCGAAGAAGCCCATATGGATGAACGCATGAGCCTGCGCATTTCCCAGCGCGCGGCCGATCTCATCCGCACCATCCGCACCACCACCAAACCATCCATGATGGAAAATTTTCTGGCGGAATATGGCCTGTCCACCCGCGAAGGTGTGGCGCTGATGTGTCTGTCCGAAGCGCTGCTGCGCGTGCCGGACGCCGAAACCATCGATGCCCTGATTTCCGACAAGATCACTCCGAGTGAATGGGGGCAGCATCTGGGCAAGTCGACCTCTTCGCTGATCAATACCTCTACCTGGGGGCTGATGCTGACCGGCAACATCCTCAGGGAGAAGGATGAAGAAGGCCTCGCCGCTTCCATGCGCTCCATGGTCAAGCGTCTCGGCGAGCCTGTGATCCGTACAGCCGTCGGGCAGGCCATGAAGGAACTGGGGCGCCAGTTTGTTCTGGGCACCACCATTGAAAAGGCCATTCAGCGCGGCAAGCATTATGAAGCTAAGGGCTTCACCTATTCCTATGATATGCTGGGAGAAGCCGCCCGCACCGAAGCGGATGGCATCAAGTATCATCTGGCCTATTCCAAGGCGATTGCCACACTGGCCCCCTATTGCACTTCGGATTCGGTGCATAAGAATCCGGGCCTGTCAGTCAAGCTCTCTGCCCTGCATCCGCGCTATGAAGAAGGCAAGAAAGAGCGGGTCATGTCCGAGCTGGTCTCGCGGACCTTTGGTCTTGCGCTTCTGGCGCGCTCCGCCAACATGAATTTCACCATTGATGCGGAGGAAATGGACCGTCTGGATATTTCCCTCGATGTGATTGAAGCTGTGCTGTCCAATCCCGCTCTTGCTGGCTGGGATGGTTTTGGCGTTGTCGTGCAGGCCTTCGGTCATCGGGCAAGCTTTGTCATCGACTGGCTCTATATGCTCTCCAGAAAGCTTGATCGCAAGATCACCGTGCGCCTCGTGAAGGGCGCCTACTGGGATAGCGAAATCAAGCGGGCTCAGGTTATGGGGCTGGAAGGCTTCCCGGTCTTCACCCGCAAGGCCAACTCCGATGTGTCCTATCTGTCCAACGCCCGCCGTCTACTCGATATGACCGATCATATCTACCCGCAATTTGCCTCTCATAACGCCCATACGGCGGTTGCCGTGATGGAAATGGCCATTTCAGCCCGGGTCGGCAAAGGCTCCTATGAGCTGCAGCGCCTGCATGGCATGGGTGATGCGCTGCATGACACCTTGGTCAAACAGGAAAAAGTCGCCTGCCGTATCTATGCGCCAGTCGGGGCTCATTCAGACTTGTTGGCCTATCTGGTGCGTCGCTTGCTGGAAAATGGTTCAAACTCCTCCTTCGTCAACCAGATTGTCGACACCCATATCAGACCGGAGGAAATCGCTGGCGACCCATTTGCCAAGGTGCGTGAGTTGGGCGATGCCATCGAGAATCCGTTCCTGACCAAGCCAAAGGATATCTTCAAGGGTGTCCGGCGCAACTCCAAAGGTTGGGACCATACTGATCCACTTTCCATCCAAGCGATTGATGAAAAGCGCGGCAAGTTCAAAAGCCATCTGTGGGAAGCGACACCGCTGATCGCCGGGCACAAATCCAAGGAAGCCCCCTTCCCGGTCTACAATCCGGCTGATCGCACCGAACAGATCGGCACCGTGGTCAAGGCCTCCGAAGCGGATGTAGAAAAAGCGCTTGCGGCTAGCGAAAAGGGCTTTGCCGTCTGGTCTGCCAAACCGGTGGCCGAGCGCTCCGCCATTCTGACCAAAGTTGCCGAGCTTTATGAAGCCAACGCAGAGGAACTGTTCGCTATTGCTGCCCGTGAGGCAGGCAAGGTGATGACCGATGCCATTGGCGAGGTCAGAGAAGCGGTGGACTTTGCATATTATTATGCTGCAGAGGCCGAGCGGCTCGAAAAGGCAGCCAAGGACGGAAGAACAGCGCGCGGCACAATCGCCTGTATCTCGCCATGGAATTTCCCGCTGGCCATTTTCACCGGTCAGATCCTTGCTGCCTTGGCCGCAGGGAATGCTGTCCTTGCCAAACCGGCAGGCCCGACCGGCATTATGGCCCATCGTGCGGTTCAGTTGATGCATGAAGCCGGCGTGCCAAAAGGGGCTATCCAGTTATTGCCGGGCAGTGGCTCGGTGGTGGGCACGCCCATCACATCCGATCCGCGCATCGCCGGGGTCTGCTTCACAGGCTCCACCGGGACGGCTCAGACCATCAACCGCGCTATGGCCGCAAGCCTGGACCCGAGCGCGCCGCTGATTGCCGAAACAGGTGGTCTCAATGCGATGATCGTTGACTCCACTGCCCTGCCCGAACAAGCGGTCAAGGATATTGTTTCGTCTTCGTTCCAATCTGCGGGACAGCGATGCTCCGCCTTGCGTATGCTATATGTGCAGGAAGACATCTTCGATCATCTGATGGAGATGCTCAAAGGGGCAACCGATGAACTCTCTTTAGGCAATCCGTGGGACTGGTCGACCGATGTGGGCCCTGTCATTGATGAGGCTGCGAAAGCAGGCATTGATAACCATTGCGATAAGATGCGCGCCAAGGGCCGACTTATCAAGCAGCTGTCAACGCCCAAAGAGGGCGTCTTCTGCGCGCCAACCATCATTGAGCTGAATGGCATTGAAGAACTGGAAGAAGAAATCTTTGGCCCGGTTCTGCATGTGGCCAAATTCAAGGCAAGCAAGCTGAATGATGTGATCGCGGCAATCAACGCCAAAGGCTTCGGGCTCACCTTTGGTCTGCACACCCGCATGGACAATCGTGTGCAGGAAGTGATCGACCAGATCAAGGTTGGCAATGCCTATGTCAACCGCAACCAGATTGGCGCCGTTGTCGCGTCTCAGCCATTCGGTGGCGAAGGGCTTTCCGGTACAGGTCCGAAAGCTGGCGGTCCGAACTATGTTGAACGCTTCTACATGCCCTTCAAGCATGAAGAAGCGGAAGCTCCTGAAGGTGACGCAGCGCCGGTCACGGAAATCCAGTATGCCATCCATGAGCTGAGGGCAGACAAGGGCAAACGCAACAAATGGGCCGAGAAGGAATATCGGTTTGCCGCGCTCAAGAGTGCCTACAATCTGCCGGTGTCATTCGATATCTTCCTCCAGCGCGATATGAGCCCGCAGGAGATGTCTGGGCCGACCGGTGAATCCAACCGTCTGTCCTTTGCACCACGTGGCGTGGTCATGGTGGTGGGTGTCACCGAACGGATGACCCTGTTGCAGGCGGTTGCTGCTCTTGTTGCAGGCAATGCTGTTATTCTTGTGGGCAAGGGCGCAAAGGCCATGGCCGCCAAACTCGCCGAGAGTGGCGCGCCGGTTACTGGCTTTGAGGGTGTGCTCGCGGCCGATGCCATCGCCAAATTCGAAGGCATCGATGCCATTGCCTATATGGCTGACAAAGATACTTTGCGCACCGTGCGCATGGCGCTGGCCAAACAGGATGGCGCTCTGAAACCATTGATCACGGAAGCCAATCCCTTCCGTTTTGCTCTGGAACGTCATGTCTGCGTGGACACCACGGCAGCCGGTGGCAACGCCACTCTGTTGGCCGCGGCTGAGGGAGAAGCCAACTAG